The segment TCATCGAGGGGGTGTCGCGCTCCGGGCTCAAGGGCTGAGCGTCGGCCACGAGCCCAGTGCTCCCCGAACGAGTGCGACCGTGTCGGCGGGCCGCTCGAGCGTCGGCAGGTGCCCGGCCCAGTCCAGCTCCACCAGCTCGGCGGTCGGTACCGCCTCACGCAGCCACCTGGCCGTGGGCGCGAAGTCGGGGAGGTCGTGAGCTCCGACCACGATCGTGGTCGGAGCGCTGATCCGCGACGGGTCGGCGTCGACGGGCTGCGGCTCGGCGTCCGGGTCGGCGGCGAGCTGGACCTCGAAGGCCCGCTTCTGCATGTCGTGCACGAGCGCGCGGGCCGTGTCGTCGGCCTCCGGCCCGAGCCAGGTGCGGATGTTGAGCTCGGTGGCGCCCTCGACGTCGCCGGCCTCCAGCAGCGCGTCCTCCTCGTCGCCGAAGGCGCGCCGCGCCTCGCTCGGCTCCATCCCGGCGACGGACGGTGCGAGCAGCACCAGCCGGGTCACCCGGTCGGTGGCGGTGGCCGCGACCTCGATGGCCACCCGCCCGCCGTACGAC is part of the Actinomycetes bacterium genome and harbors:
- a CDS encoding alpha/beta hydrolase → MLHHTVTGSGPAVVLIHAGVADGRMWDATRDGLSDAWTVVVPDLRGFGDSPVPPADAAPWSNSGDVLDLLDHLGIAEAAVVGASYGGRVAIEVAATATDRVTRLVLLAPSVAGMEPSEARRAFGDEEDALLEAGDVEGATELNIRTWLGPEADDTARALVHDMQKRAFEVQLAADPDAEPQPVDADPSRISAPTTIVVGAHDLPDFAPTARWLREAVPTAELVELDWAGHLPTLERPADTVALVRGALGSWPTLSP